A genome region from Alphaproteobacteria bacterium includes the following:
- the guaA gene encoding glutamine-hydrolyzing GMP synthase, which yields MTNKILIIDFGSQVTKLIARRVRDIGFYSEIFNHSITIEKVKKFNPAAIILSGGPASVNSDNAPDISSEIFNLNIPILGICYGQQLICNKLGGSVGLADKHEYGKADLNVVTEHALFSGLQNNQVWMSHGDVVNNLPTGFSVIATTSDAPYAVIANDTKKIYAMQFHPEVIHTLDGDKIIANFLNKLANLEPDWTMKNYKDIAINEIKQKVGNKKVICGVSGGVDSTVTSALISKAIGKQLTCIFVDTGLLRKNEAAEVKEIFTKRLAVNFIFIDAKKQFLSALKNVADPEQKRKIIGKTFIDIFDKEAQKIADASFLAQGTLYPDVIESSHPTGGASQTIKSHHNVGGLPEKMNLKLLEPLRELFKDEVRSLGIELNVPEDLVLRHPFPGPGLAIRMPGAIEEEKVKILQDADAIYIEEIKKHGLYNDIWQAFAVLLPVKTVGVMGDQRTYENVLALRAVTASDGMTAEYYPFEHKFLNKVASRIINEVRGINRVTYDITSKPPGTIEWE from the coding sequence ATGACAAATAAAATTTTAATCATTGATTTTGGTTCGCAAGTAACAAAATTAATAGCAAGAAGAGTTAGAGATATAGGTTTCTATTCAGAAATTTTTAATCATAGTATAACAATAGAGAAAGTTAAAAAATTTAACCCAGCCGCAATTATTTTATCTGGTGGTCCAGCTTCTGTTAATAGTGATAATGCCCCTGATATCTCAAGTGAAATCTTTAATTTAAATATACCTATTTTAGGCATATGTTATGGGCAGCAGTTAATCTGCAACAAACTTGGTGGTTCTGTTGGCTTAGCTGATAAACATGAATATGGTAAGGCTGATTTAAATGTTGTAACAGAACATGCATTATTTTCTGGTTTGCAAAATAATCAAGTTTGGATGAGTCATGGTGATGTAGTAAATAATTTACCTACAGGTTTTTCCGTTATTGCAACTACTAGTGACGCACCTTATGCCGTTATAGCAAATGATACAAAGAAAATCTACGCTATGCAATTTCATCCAGAAGTTATTCATACATTAGATGGAGATAAAATTATTGCCAATTTTTTAAATAAGCTTGCAAATCTTGAGCCTGATTGGACAATGAAAAATTATAAAGATATTGCTATAAATGAAATTAAACAAAAAGTTGGCAATAAAAAAGTAATTTGTGGTGTAAGTGGTGGAGTTGATTCAACTGTAACTTCAGCCTTAATTTCTAAAGCTATTGGTAAACAACTTACCTGTATCTTTGTAGATACTGGTTTGCTTAGAAAAAATGAAGCTGCAGAAGTAAAAGAAATATTTACAAAAAGATTAGCAGTTAATTTTATTTTTATAGATGCCAAAAAGCAATTTTTGTCTGCCCTTAAAAATGTAGCAGATCCAGAACAGAAAAGAAAAATAATAGGAAAAACCTTTATTGATATTTTTGATAAGGAAGCGCAAAAAATAGCAGATGCTTCATTTTTAGCGCAAGGAACCTTATACCCAGATGTTATAGAATCAAGTCATCCAACAGGAGGGGCTAGTCAAACTATTAAATCTCATCATAATGTGGGTGGTTTGCCTGAAAAGATGAACTTAAAATTATTAGAACCTTTAAGAGAATTATTTAAAGATGAAGTTAGGTCTTTAGGTATAGAACTTAATGTACCAGAGGATTTAGTCCTCCGCCACCCTTTTCCAGGGCCTGGTCTTGCTATTAGAATGCCGGGAGCTATTGAGGAAGAAAAAGTTAAGATATTGCAAGATGCAGATGCCATATATATAGAAGAAATTAAAAAACACGGTTTATATAATGATATTTGGCAAGCTTTTGCTGTTTTATTGCCAGTGAAAACAGTGGGAGTTATGGGAGATCAGCGAACTTATGAAAATGTTTTAGCCTTAAGAGCGGTTACGGCAAGCGATGGTATGACAGCTGAATATTATCCTTTTGAACATAAATTCTTAAATAAGGTTGCATCTAGAATAATAAATGAAGTGAGGGGTATAAATAGAGTAACCTATGATATAACCTCTAAACCTCCAGGTACAATTGAATGGGAATAA
- a CDS encoding ankyrin repeat domain-containing protein, with amino-acid sequence MNKADIIKLLKEGGDINQRNKEGKTALYIATETNNLDLLIFLLKNKADPNIESLQITFSGKLTEGQTALCKAVENNATEAVTTLLQYGAEVNKVGEINLSPLCIAIGSSNLPMVQLLLEHKANPNQILFESTSPFFMAVTIGDIKITKLLLDSNADLTQEIQQQTALDKLYTVNPPLRKMLEKATAEQKALTTQITQRRPSLDLSPKIMLQTHTERLLKAEQEKISGCCLVM; translated from the coding sequence ATGAATAAAGCAGATATAATAAAATTATTGAAAGAAGGAGGAGATATAAACCAAAGGAATAAGGAAGGTAAAACCGCTTTATATATTGCAACTGAAACAAACAATTTAGATTTACTAATTTTCTTATTGAAAAATAAGGCGGACCCAAATATTGAAAGTTTGCAAATTACTTTTTCTGGAAAGCTAACTGAAGGTCAAACAGCTTTATGTAAAGCTGTAGAAAATAATGCAACAGAAGCAGTAACAACATTATTACAATATGGAGCAGAAGTTAACAAAGTAGGTGAAATTAATCTATCACCATTATGCATCGCTATAGGTAGCAGTAATTTACCCATGGTCCAATTATTACTAGAGCATAAAGCGAACCCAAATCAAATCTTATTTGAATCTACCTCACCTTTTTTTATGGCAGTAACTATAGGAGATATAAAAATCACTAAATTATTATTAGATTCTAATGCTGATTTAACACAAGAAATCCAACAACAAACAGCCCTCGATAAACTATATACAGTAAATCCTCCTCTAAGGAAAATGCTTGAAAAAGCAACAGCTGAACAAAAAGCATTAACAACGCAAATCACTCAAAGACGCCCATCTTTAGATCTAAGTCCAAAAATTATGTTACAAACTCATACAGAAAGACTTTTAAAAGCTGAACAAGAAAAAATAAGTGGATGTTGCCTTGTAATGTGA
- a CDS encoding AAA domain-containing protein, with the protein MKYLQYNLPDYLFKEATKIKTGKTGTERFDPNSALSSQEAFVTSTAPSSSLKKKAIILDSNSCLAIRFFERVAFSKKLIQLGFEIYLCSATEPFHFAKLEEDLTNAQVLDQLTQFNASTHYPMLNRSYKLARDNIVCLDIMKSAEIISAFTKTNFQDLKTPNLSTDGLNAYLYPKNNLNYALAQLIKTENLEQFTKSIKDLEYTTLTLRSMNQLQAFFAIEGVEYIQNEALNILKAEFLKDVSEKDIIKITDYNSFSTAYIDYLTEKYAKEDLNIEMFRSDSEDAKYLVSLIHKIFEDVHKKLNGENDQDIFFAYELGSLLDKVKAHEYIEALEIYIANHPTDYRESLILAVDVPVDMNQFLRLKQSDPILFKAINDKYFPELTETNLEPYLQRLEIDEQSKILSEQINILESSDLSLRENNKMLSGLCNYVADNQELFSEIVSKLSSSQVISDYCLKPEANLTNRMWFYCLFPLKCEETKLQLLADLCVEIKRDSRIIGDFEAIFSMKADLVAQLLHDLDLLNKVNYIDKECYIKASSANDECAILLEFFDLQPDLVREFVKARIKKDNLFFHLPLATIIPEFTEEVVQKTALYIHSRAILQRPILDAFNLSKGNSYLVAKQQRAKSEAIKSLIADTAYCSPTSLLVQLPLQEPDLVDIELNDIEIIEIIAGEKSINDIEIDIENLVKKFKPNYITLSSDVYARLRKSLSTCQTPEDFCCSLGVIMSVETTVDRLPLAGPQPKDGEIFLGSAQNDGELDASTEKQQYHMQLSGKVLNSDFSDRPQIITSLSKLIIAEKAEFQSSEPKSLEIITPHIITPENISAFKSSKSGIKIYASLNIALTSGNQIFLPCLSSIDEFEGIVGSKLDGLRIFKGDHGFYYAQSDRNIELNYIVSTELEKKATLSEGSTAKQIIETFRAKSKPYTDIAAMPEDGDIKKWLKTAYEQKSGACRHRVAAVYNKLLEHGVSADNIRALGINGNHIIIEVKDKSNWVPYDLGGQVVDLTYDRIKKSKGHTEKTGLTATELDIPAEKEETSLAQPKAETTSQDIAFAQLLYGFKVKFSFKPLDLSTLASLSSRAEHKILLATKQIDEHAHYLIKQHKENVFYIDNPDQLNFTRSKLKIAKDGSIALTKEADLASFLSMSDGNRLLVVNWSVFSSKQKVALNTLLDREPTIAGSKIPEEVKIISLDRVKTEDPSFASRHNIAYQSFMRPKLIDPLLEREVEAKVTVTKYTDNLPIDLLGLSDWRQALFGKISLNRDSLIWHKSPFAIAIQEGNNNFTISNIGSQAAKSLNDEFKLAQAKSYFDYHGYKLTLPDGFNIKVKSNDFDFSKFSAIEVSKDSKYNQEAEIVNNHIFDLLLHQHHINEKGEYQETPGLIAQNDAKSLKLLITSELTEEQYYCMLNEASRFNVSLKLYLAHGVKLPMKLKQTALTASSAPHSGQTMPVTNGPKIIVTNDLSSYKAQADQAVINVEDFDFSTLISSITYQVSGAGFYDFHEHQSEFIEGLRKGNKFVLQGEFTDEMLNILAPLIAKSQANLTILIEEKSLRAEEVSYSRLAWLADSLEFRYQELLEREAIPKTIEIEPADKSFDLEHSELKAQEFLEARKSLIKDQLITSNMLLLEGQSGVGKSSIIKEFTQSDQDTISIHRELSSFEQWAMDTEPEKTKILFIDESNIEDKHFTLFCGMKTDGEKKLFYNGKFYPLTTHHKVVFACNPIEYGGGRFAQKLFNQGDIPIIEFKDFPASYIYENILKSSIYCEAIAEQLDEPTFKAICSPLIKSYKENQTVTGDTVRELQEQVLKTLLTALKIAPARDLRGKNFITTTATKAAEQTLYEAINIRSKQRNGIFNNVASGLNGLLLEGGAGVGKSEMIKEMLSANNIRPYTELGGHCYHKIEADLPFSEKKHIIIKAFEAGNIIWLDEINSCIDDGLEKLLNSVLTGIHPETGEKSAKAGFMLLASCNSAGLEGRSIISPALRHRMSSPKLKELAEYEIAELTVIIKHWYRHDSIDDAKVIKLATAFKKIISTPEYKDYNLRMLRDVLIAQHNLTELIHYKEIEEVASKDLYKDESLFEISGNDLDSKFTSKLRSKPSEGELIKSKIAKSLQSAFDATVKGDLSKQQINPINFIKLVIEFAKKNDGVSNAPTKAVESFKQEYGEGIYYLAKRFSAAYQKYALINGLYTGRQDGDDGLYLRTDIKIGARLNRIPTELTDEVIEQALKPIGRSI; encoded by the coding sequence AAATAATTTAAATTATGCTTTAGCACAGTTAATAAAAACAGAAAATCTAGAGCAATTTACAAAATCTATAAAAGATCTAGAATATACTACTCTTACATTGCGTTCAATGAACCAGCTCCAAGCCTTCTTTGCAATAGAGGGGGTTGAATATATACAAAATGAAGCTCTCAACATCTTAAAAGCTGAATTTCTAAAAGATGTATCGGAAAAAGATATCATTAAGATAACTGATTATAATAGTTTTAGCACAGCATATATTGATTATCTTACTGAAAAATATGCAAAAGAAGACTTAAACATAGAAATGTTTCGTAGTGATAGTGAGGATGCTAAATATTTAGTTTCATTAATCCACAAAATTTTTGAAGATGTGCATAAAAAGCTAAACGGTGAAAATGACCAAGATATTTTTTTCGCATATGAACTTGGCAGCTTGCTTGATAAAGTTAAAGCACATGAATATATCGAAGCATTAGAAATTTACATTGCAAACCATCCGACTGATTACAGGGAATCACTTATCTTAGCAGTTGATGTTCCAGTAGATATGAATCAGTTTTTAAGATTAAAGCAATCAGACCCCATTCTATTTAAAGCCATCAATGACAAGTATTTTCCTGAATTAACAGAAACTAACTTAGAACCATATCTGCAAAGGTTAGAAATTGATGAGCAATCTAAAATTTTATCTGAGCAAATAAACATACTTGAAAGTTCTGATTTATCTCTTCGAGAAAACAATAAAATGCTTTCTGGACTATGTAATTATGTTGCAGATAACCAGGAATTATTTTCAGAAATTGTAAGTAAGCTTAGCTCTAGTCAAGTAATATCTGATTATTGTCTAAAGCCTGAAGCTAACCTTACTAATAGAATGTGGTTTTACTGTCTGTTTCCTTTAAAATGTGAAGAAACTAAACTGCAACTATTAGCAGATCTGTGTGTAGAGATAAAGCGTGACTCTAGAATTATCGGAGATTTTGAAGCTATCTTTTCAATGAAAGCTGACCTTGTAGCTCAACTACTTCATGATTTGGATTTATTAAATAAAGTTAATTATATTGACAAAGAGTGTTATATAAAAGCTTCTAGTGCTAATGATGAATGTGCAATTTTATTAGAGTTTTTTGATTTACAACCAGATCTAGTTAGAGAATTTGTAAAAGCAAGAATCAAAAAAGATAACTTATTTTTTCACTTACCTCTTGCAACAATTATACCCGAATTTACTGAAGAGGTTGTTCAAAAAACAGCCTTGTATATACATAGTAGAGCGATTCTACAGCGACCAATTTTAGATGCCTTTAACTTATCTAAAGGAAATTCATATCTTGTAGCAAAACAGCAACGTGCTAAGTCGGAAGCTATCAAATCATTAATTGCTGATACAGCTTATTGTAGTCCTACATCATTATTAGTTCAATTACCTCTCCAAGAGCCAGATTTAGTAGACATTGAATTAAATGATATTGAGATCATTGAAATAATAGCAGGTGAGAAAAGTATTAATGATATAGAGATAGATATTGAAAATTTAGTGAAAAAATTTAAACCAAACTATATTACATTATCTAGTGATGTTTATGCAAGGCTAAGAAAAAGTTTATCAACTTGTCAAACACCAGAAGATTTTTGTTGCAGCCTTGGAGTCATAATGTCTGTGGAAACAACTGTGGATAGGCTCCCTCTAGCAGGGCCGCAACCAAAAGATGGCGAAATTTTTCTGGGTTCTGCTCAGAATGATGGTGAGCTTGATGCTTCAACTGAGAAACAGCAATATCATATGCAACTTTCTGGTAAAGTTTTAAATAGTGATTTTAGTGATAGACCACAAATTATTACCTCTCTAAGTAAGTTGATAATAGCTGAAAAAGCCGAGTTTCAGAGCTCTGAACCTAAATCATTAGAAATAATTACCCCTCATATCATTACTCCTGAAAATATTTCAGCTTTTAAAAGCTCAAAATCTGGGATAAAAATATATGCAAGTTTAAATATTGCCTTAACTAGTGGTAATCAAATATTCTTACCTTGCTTAAGTTCTATTGATGAATTTGAGGGCATAGTAGGTAGCAAACTAGATGGACTTAGAATATTTAAGGGTGATCATGGTTTTTATTATGCACAATCAGATAGAAACATTGAGCTTAATTATATTGTTAGTACTGAGCTAGAAAAAAAAGCAACCTTGTCAGAGGGTAGCACAGCAAAGCAGATCATTGAAACATTTCGGGCCAAATCAAAACCTTACACTGATATAGCAGCAATGCCCGAAGATGGAGATATTAAGAAATGGCTAAAAACTGCATATGAACAAAAATCAGGTGCGTGTCGTCACAGAGTTGCTGCAGTATATAATAAGTTATTAGAACATGGAGTAAGTGCAGATAATATTAGAGCATTAGGCATAAATGGTAACCATATCATTATAGAGGTAAAAGATAAGAGTAATTGGGTTCCTTATGATCTGGGAGGTCAAGTAGTTGATTTAACTTATGATAGAATTAAGAAGTCAAAAGGGCATACAGAGAAAACAGGATTAACTGCAACAGAATTAGATATACCAGCAGAAAAAGAAGAAACAAGTTTAGCACAACCTAAAGCAGAAACTACATCTCAAGATATAGCATTTGCACAACTACTTTATGGTTTTAAAGTAAAGTTTTCTTTTAAACCATTAGATCTATCTACTCTTGCAAGCTTGAGCTCAAGAGCAGAGCATAAAATTCTATTAGCAACTAAACAAATAGATGAACATGCACATTATCTCATAAAACAACATAAAGAGAATGTTTTTTATATAGATAACCCAGATCAATTAAATTTCACAAGATCAAAACTTAAAATAGCTAAAGATGGTTCTATAGCATTAACAAAAGAAGCTGATTTAGCGTCTTTTTTAAGTATGTCAGATGGTAATCGATTATTAGTTGTTAATTGGTCAGTTTTTTCATCTAAGCAAAAAGTAGCCTTAAATACTTTGCTTGATAGAGAGCCAACTATAGCAGGCAGCAAAATACCAGAAGAGGTAAAAATTATAAGTTTAGATAGGGTTAAAACAGAAGATCCATCCTTTGCCTCTAGACATAATATAGCATATCAATCATTTATGAGGCCAAAACTTATAGATCCTTTATTAGAAAGAGAAGTAGAAGCTAAAGTAACAGTAACCAAATACACAGATAACTTACCAATAGATCTGCTAGGCTTAAGTGATTGGCGTCAGGCATTATTTGGTAAAATTTCTTTAAATAGAGATTCTTTAATATGGCATAAGTCGCCATTTGCAATAGCTATCCAAGAAGGTAATAATAATTTTACAATCAGCAATATAGGGTCACAAGCAGCTAAATCATTAAATGATGAGTTTAAATTAGCACAAGCAAAAAGCTATTTTGACTATCATGGCTATAAGCTAACCTTACCAGATGGTTTTAATATTAAAGTTAAGTCAAATGATTTCGATTTTAGTAAATTTAGCGCCATAGAAGTTAGCAAAGATAGTAAATATAACCAAGAAGCTGAAATAGTAAATAATCATATATTTGATCTATTATTACATCAGCATCATATTAATGAAAAAGGTGAATATCAAGAGACTCCTGGTTTGATAGCACAGAATGATGCTAAATCATTAAAGTTACTTATCACTAGTGAGCTAACAGAAGAGCAATATTATTGTATGTTAAATGAAGCCTCAAGATTTAACGTAAGTTTAAAATTATACTTAGCACATGGAGTAAAATTGCCAATGAAGTTAAAACAAACTGCTCTAACTGCCTCAAGTGCACCGCATAGTGGACAAACTATGCCAGTTACGAATGGTCCAAAAATTATTGTTACAAATGACTTAAGTAGCTACAAAGCACAAGCCGATCAAGCTGTAATAAATGTAGAAGATTTTGATTTTTCAACATTAATAAGCTCTATAACATATCAAGTTTCTGGGGCAGGGTTTTATGATTTTCATGAGCATCAAAGTGAATTTATAGAAGGTTTAAGAAAGGGAAATAAATTTGTACTTCAGGGCGAGTTTACTGATGAGATGTTAAATATATTGGCGCCACTTATTGCAAAATCGCAAGCTAACCTAACCATCTTAATTGAAGAAAAAAGCTTAAGAGCGGAAGAAGTTAGTTATTCAAGGCTTGCTTGGCTAGCAGATAGCTTAGAATTTAGGTATCAAGAATTATTAGAAAGAGAAGCAATTCCAAAAACAATTGAAATTGAACCTGCAGATAAATCTTTTGATCTAGAGCATAGCGAGCTTAAAGCGCAGGAATTTTTGGAAGCAAGAAAAAGCTTAATAAAAGATCAACTTATCACATCAAATATGTTGTTACTTGAAGGTCAAAGTGGTGTAGGAAAAAGCAGTATAATAAAAGAATTTACACAAAGTGATCAAGATACCATATCAATTCACCGAGAATTAAGCTCATTTGAACAATGGGCTATGGATACCGAACCTGAAAAAACAAAGATTTTATTTATAGATGAATCAAATATTGAAGATAAGCACTTTACTTTATTTTGTGGAATGAAGACAGATGGTGAAAAAAAGTTATTTTACAATGGTAAATTTTATCCTTTAACTACACATCACAAAGTAGTATTTGCATGTAACCCAATAGAATATGGCGGGGGAAGATTTGCCCAGAAATTATTTAATCAAGGTGATATACCAATAATTGAATTTAAGGATTTTCCAGCAAGCTACATATATGAGAATATATTAAAGAGCTCTATATATTGTGAGGCAATAGCTGAACAATTAGATGAACCAACATTTAAAGCAATATGCTCACCCTTGATAAAGAGTTATAAAGAAAATCAAACAGTAACAGGCGACACAGTTAGAGAGTTGCAAGAGCAAGTACTAAAAACATTATTAACAGCATTAAAAATAGCACCAGCAAGAGATCTAAGAGGTAAGAATTTCATTACAACCACTGCAACAAAAGCTGCAGAACAAACTTTATATGAAGCAATAAATATAAGATCTAAGCAAAGAAACGGTATATTTAATAATGTTGCATCAGGATTAAATGGTCTTTTACTAGAAGGTGGGGCTGGCGTAGGAAAGAGTGAAATGATAAAAGAAATGTTATCTGCAAATAATATAAGACCCTATACAGAACTTGGTGGACATTGTTATCATAAAATAGAAGCTGACCTTCCATTTTCCGAGAAAAAACACATTATTATAAAAGCTTTTGAAGCAGGAAATATAATTTGGCTAGATGAAATAAATAGCTGTATAGATGATGGTTTAGAAAAATTATTAAATTCTGTACTAACAGGCATTCATCCAGAAACAGGCGAAAAATCAGCTAAAGCTGGTTTCATGTTATTAGCTAGCTGCAACTCAGCCGGATTAGAGGGAAGGTCAATAATTAGCCCAGCTCTGCGTCATCGAATGAGTTCACCAAAATTAAAAGAATTAGCAGAATATGAAATTGCTGAACTTACAGTAATCATCAAGCATTGGTACAGGCATGACTCAATAGATGATGCAAAAGTAATAAAATTAGCAACAGCATTCAAGAAAATTATATCTACTCCTGAATATAAAGATTATAATTTAAGAATGCTGCGTGATGTTTTAATAGCACAACATAATCTAACCGAACTTATTCATTACAAAGAAATAGAAGAAGTAGCAAGTAAAGACTTATATAAGGATGAGTCATTATTTGAGATAAGTGGTAATGATTTAGACAGCAAGTTTACAAGCAAGTTAAGATCTAAACCAAGTGAGGGAGAGTTAATAAAAAGCAAAATAGCCAAAAGTTTGCAATCAGCCTTTGATGCAACAGTTAAAGGTGACTTATCAAAACAACAAATAAATCCTATAAATTTCATAAAATTAGTCATAGAGTTTGCTAAAAAAAATGACGGTGTTAGCAATGCGCCAACAAAAGCAGTTGAATCTTTTAAACAAGAATATGGGGAAGGGATATATTATTTAGCAAAAAGATTTTCTGCTGCTTATCAAAAATATGCACTAATAAATGGCTTATATACGGGTCGCCAAGATGGTGATGATGGTTTATACTTAAGAACAGATATAAAAATAGGAGCAAGATTAAATAGAATACCAACAGAGCTTACCGATGAAGTTATTGAACAGGCATTAAAACCTATTGGAAGAAGCATCTAA